In a genomic window of Pedobacter sp. KBS0701:
- a CDS encoding DNA gyrase/topoisomerase IV subunit A encodes MSEELDQNVNEEHKHTITPINGLYENWFLDYASYVILDRAVPHINDGLKPVQRRIMHSLKEMDDGRFNKAANVIGNTMKYHPHGDASIGDAMVQIGQKDLLIDMQGNWGDPVTGDSAAAPRYIEARLSKFANEVVFNPDTTEWQLSYDGRNNEPITLPVKFPLLLAQGAEGIAVGLATKVMPHNFIELLDASIEALKGVRPNILPDFFTGGMADFSNYNEGQRGGKIRVRAKITEKDKKTLVITEVPFSTTTGSVIDSILSANDKGKIKIKKIEDNTAASVEIVVHLAPGISPDVTIDALYAFTACEVSISPNTCIIQGDKPLFLSVNDILIENTKHTKNLLKRELEIRLHELQEKIFFSSLLKIFIQEGMYKNPEYENSSNFETVVEVLHILFDPFKPSLYREILPEDFKKLIDKPMSSITRFDVKKADEQMKNLEDEIKVVKNHLKHLTDYAIAWYQKLKDKYGKGRERKTEIRLFDRVEASKVALANVKLYMNKEDGFIGTGLKKDIHVADCSDIDEVIVFREDGKCIITKVADKTFVGKNIIHAQVFKKNDERTIYNMIYKDGASGTSYIKRFAVVGVTRDKEYDLTKGSKGSKVLYFTANPNGEAEVVNVGLKPHSKLRKLQFDQDFAEVAIKGRGSQGNIISKYPVKKIVLKSKGVSTLSGLKIWYDDLLKRLNVDGRGKYLGEFDGDDRILQVHRDGYYELSSFELSNHFDDGLILIQKFDPEQIFAAVHFEGKAQNYFIKRFAFELQANGRKTIFISEEQKSKLLYLTSNPAAKIIVDVLKGKTQIPETLDLILAELIDVKGLKANGNRLSPHDVQKVVLEEPEVIVEEDEETNVDENEDDGITINEAVSNEETTIDIESTNIEATDTTVIDEAVVVQPKPKFERTETPVVKADQPEVKEKPAAIEKPVVEKPKPTAEPVKKEEIKTEEKPGVEEKPAKKIDFEITNPDDIDIDDKGQLGLF; translated from the coding sequence ATGAGTGAAGAATTAGATCAAAACGTAAACGAAGAGCACAAACATACCATAACCCCAATCAATGGTTTATACGAAAACTGGTTTCTCGATTATGCGTCTTATGTAATTCTGGATAGGGCAGTTCCACACATCAACGATGGATTGAAACCCGTTCAACGACGCATTATGCACTCTTTAAAAGAGATGGATGATGGGCGTTTCAACAAAGCTGCTAACGTAATCGGTAACACGATGAAATACCATCCGCATGGTGATGCCTCAATCGGCGATGCGATGGTACAGATCGGTCAAAAAGATTTATTGATTGATATGCAGGGTAACTGGGGCGATCCGGTTACGGGCGATAGCGCTGCGGCACCACGTTATATTGAGGCACGTTTATCAAAATTTGCCAATGAAGTGGTATTCAATCCTGATACCACTGAGTGGCAGTTGAGTTATGATGGGCGTAACAACGAACCGATTACTTTGCCTGTTAAATTTCCGTTATTACTGGCGCAGGGGGCTGAAGGTATTGCCGTGGGTTTAGCCACCAAAGTAATGCCGCACAATTTTATTGAATTACTGGATGCCTCAATAGAGGCACTGAAAGGTGTGCGCCCAAATATATTACCCGATTTTTTTACAGGCGGGATGGCCGATTTCTCGAATTATAATGAGGGACAGCGTGGCGGAAAAATCCGCGTGCGTGCAAAAATAACTGAAAAGGATAAAAAGACTTTGGTGATTACCGAGGTTCCGTTCAGTACCACAACGGGTTCTGTTATCGATAGTATTTTATCTGCCAATGATAAAGGTAAAATCAAGATTAAAAAGATTGAGGATAACACGGCAGCCAGTGTAGAAATTGTAGTGCACCTGGCACCAGGTATTTCGCCTGATGTTACCATTGATGCATTGTATGCCTTTACGGCCTGTGAGGTTTCGATTTCACCAAATACCTGCATTATTCAGGGTGATAAGCCACTCTTTTTGAGTGTGAACGATATCCTGATCGAAAATACCAAACACACTAAAAATTTATTAAAAAGGGAACTCGAGATCCGCTTGCACGAGTTGCAGGAGAAAATTTTCTTTAGTTCGTTACTTAAAATATTTATTCAGGAGGGGATGTACAAAAATCCTGAATATGAAAACTCATCCAATTTTGAAACCGTAGTTGAGGTATTACACATTTTATTCGATCCGTTTAAACCATCACTTTACCGCGAAATATTACCTGAGGATTTTAAAAAGCTGATTGATAAGCCAATGAGTAGCATCACCCGTTTTGATGTGAAAAAGGCCGATGAGCAGATGAAAAACCTGGAAGATGAGATTAAAGTAGTTAAAAACCACTTAAAACACCTTACCGATTACGCCATTGCCTGGTATCAGAAACTGAAAGATAAATACGGTAAAGGTAGAGAACGTAAAACCGAAATCCGTTTGTTCGATAGGGTAGAAGCATCTAAAGTGGCACTAGCCAATGTGAAGCTTTATATGAATAAGGAAGATGGTTTTATCGGGACGGGGTTAAAGAAAGATATCCATGTTGCCGATTGTTCGGATATAGATGAGGTAATTGTTTTTCGCGAAGATGGTAAATGTATCATTACTAAGGTTGCTGATAAAACCTTTGTAGGTAAAAATATTATACACGCACAGGTATTTAAGAAAAATGATGAGCGTACCATTTACAACATGATTTATAAAGATGGTGCAAGTGGTACATCATATATTAAAAGGTTTGCCGTAGTTGGGGTAACACGTGATAAGGAATACGACTTAACGAAAGGATCAAAAGGATCCAAGGTATTATATTTTACCGCGAACCCGAATGGTGAAGCTGAAGTAGTGAACGTTGGCTTGAAACCGCATTCTAAATTGCGTAAACTTCAGTTCGATCAGGATTTTGCAGAGGTGGCTATAAAAGGGCGCGGATCTCAGGGAAATATCATTTCAAAATATCCGGTTAAAAAAATCGTTCTGAAGAGCAAAGGCGTTTCTACCTTATCAGGACTTAAAATCTGGTACGATGATTTATTAAAGCGCTTAAATGTTGATGGTCGCGGAAAATACCTGGGTGAATTTGATGGCGATGACCGCATTTTACAGGTACATAGAGATGGTTATTACGAGTTAAGTTCTTTCGAACTGAGCAATCACTTTGATGACGGATTAATCTTGATTCAGAAGTTTGATCCTGAACAGATTTTTGCCGCTGTTCATTTTGAAGGCAAAGCGCAGAACTATTTTATCAAACGTTTTGCATTCGAACTGCAGGCTAACGGGAGGAAAACAATTTTCATTAGTGAGGAGCAGAAATCGAAGTTGCTGTACCTTACTTCAAATCCGGCTGCGAAAATTATTGTTGATGTTTTAAAAGGTAAAACCCAAATTCCGGAAACATTGGATTTAATCTTAGCTGAATTGATTGATGTTAAAGGGTTAAAAGCAAATGGCAATCGATTATCACCACATGATGTACAGAAAGTAGTATTAGAAGAGCCTGAAGTAATTGTTGAAGAAGATGAAGAAACCAATGTTGATGAAAATGAGGATGATGGGATAACTATTAATGAGGCGGTTAGTAATGAAGAAACGACAATCGATATTGAATCAACCAATATTGAAGCGACCGATACTACAGTTATTGATGAAGCTGTTGTTGTACAGCCAAAGCCAAAATTCGAACGTACCGAAACACCTGTAGTTAAAGCTGATCAACCGGAGGTAAAAGAAAAACCTGCTGCGATAGAAAAGCCAGTGGTAGAAAAACCAAAGCCAACAGCCGAACCTGTTAAAAAGGAAGAAATTAAAACCGAAGAGAAACCCGGGGTAGAAGAAAAACCTGCTAAGAAGATAGATTTCGAAATCACCAATCCGGATGACATCGATATTGACGATAAAGGACAGTTGGGCTTGTTTTAA
- a CDS encoding PNGase F N-terminal domain-containing protein: MKHLYILIFSVFLSFKLQAQDLLKSNAVYKIVYFRSSDGKPKEDRNPAVVMASAKQNLISNTSILDHKAKYPFEQSIVTKPDQILFQVADLGANNQIATADSAAIVKQVFEFGTETKVILGYTCKRATTVVNSNRIDLWYTRDAGIKAAPTSLGQNLGLVLEQVRNGNSYVTATKIEEVKKAQTIDLQKISAKLTDGLTYKDLLWKSRFTTISVFNNETINFIDKPQSNDSVFRFAGGTVIARKIKFPQLTNPNVFVDLTEQSNGDAYDRTGSVFIIPTDKQISLMDALKNSIKDLPVYDNGNGKKYQGVVATANYNPVIELMRFFTPFGVGKYNNLKLKDKNWAEKVYYRQDISELFPLVNDKEAWVAVFVGNYDKGGHNVSLNITLHNGGRPKEARGVIFPLFNSTNVMEMSGQEYATMFSSEKGLEVSFTLAKDLKDAKLRYITTGHGGWGNGDEFVPRKNTIWLDEKVAFAFTPWRQDCGSYRLSNPASGNFESGLSSSDLSRSNWCPGTVTNPNWISLGDLKAGTHTIKVTIPMGKPEGGSSSAWNVSGVLLGVE, encoded by the coding sequence ATGAAGCACCTCTACATCCTTATTTTTTCGGTTTTTCTTTCTTTTAAGCTGCAAGCTCAGGACTTACTTAAAAGTAATGCGGTTTATAAAATAGTTTACTTCCGTTCATCCGATGGGAAACCAAAAGAAGATCGAAATCCCGCTGTGGTAATGGCTTCAGCAAAGCAGAACTTAATCAGCAATACGTCCATTCTTGATCATAAGGCAAAATATCCTTTCGAACAAAGCATCGTAACCAAACCAGATCAGATTTTATTTCAGGTGGCTGATTTAGGAGCTAATAATCAGATTGCCACTGCTGATAGCGCTGCAATTGTTAAGCAGGTTTTTGAGTTTGGTACAGAAACCAAAGTAATTTTGGGCTATACCTGCAAAAGAGCAACAACAGTGGTAAACTCTAACCGTATCGATTTATGGTACACCAGAGATGCTGGTATAAAAGCTGCACCAACCAGTTTAGGGCAAAACTTGGGCCTGGTTTTGGAGCAGGTTCGTAATGGAAACAGTTATGTAACGGCTACAAAAATTGAAGAAGTTAAGAAAGCACAGACTATAGATCTACAAAAAATAAGTGCTAAACTTACCGATGGATTAACGTATAAAGATTTGCTTTGGAAAAGCAGGTTTACCACGATAAGTGTTTTTAATAACGAAACGATTAATTTTATAGATAAACCGCAATCAAACGATTCTGTATTCCGCTTTGCTGGTGGAACTGTAATTGCCAGAAAGATTAAATTCCCTCAATTGACCAACCCAAATGTATTTGTCGATTTAACCGAACAATCAAACGGTGATGCTTATGATAGAACAGGATCAGTATTTATCATCCCGACAGATAAGCAGATCAGTTTAATGGATGCGCTTAAAAATTCCATTAAAGACCTACCGGTTTACGACAATGGTAATGGAAAGAAATACCAGGGGGTTGTTGCCACAGCAAATTATAATCCTGTAATAGAATTGATGCGTTTTTTTACCCCCTTTGGTGTGGGCAAATACAATAATTTAAAATTGAAGGATAAAAATTGGGCTGAAAAGGTTTACTATAGACAGGATATCTCGGAATTGTTTCCACTGGTAAATGACAAAGAAGCCTGGGTAGCAGTTTTCGTTGGTAATTACGATAAAGGTGGCCATAACGTTTCTTTAAATATAACCCTGCACAACGGCGGAAGGCCAAAAGAAGCGAGGGGAGTGATTTTTCCTTTATTCAATTCGACCAATGTAATGGAAATGTCCGGACAGGAATATGCAACCATGTTCAGTAGTGAAAAAGGTTTGGAAGTTTCTTTTACTTTAGCAAAAGATTTAAAGGATGCGAAATTGCGCTACATTACCACCGGACATGGCGGCTGGGGTAATGGCGATGAGTTTGTGCCACGGAAAAATACCATCTGGCTGGATGAAAAAGTGGCATTCGCTTTTACACCATGGCGCCAGGATTGCGGTTCGTACCGGTTGTCGAATCCAGCTTCAGGCAATTTTGAAAGCGGACTTTCTTCGTCGGATTTAAGCCGCTCTAATTGGTGCCCGGGTACGGTTACCAATCCGAACTGGATTAGTTTGGGTGATTTAAAAGCCGGTACGCATACCATAAAAGTAACCATCCCGATGGGTAAACCAGAGGGTGGCAGCTCTAGCGCCTGGAATGTTTCGGGCGTGTTGTTGGGGGTGGAATAA
- a CDS encoding cytidine deaminase gives MNSINLNISFEQYSGISELTLADRTLCELSEQALNTSYSPYSRFRVGTAIRLASGETILGSNQENLAYPSGLCAERVALFSIGSTYPDAVIESMAITAQTDNFEILKPVTSCGGCLQVMVEFERKQNAPIEVIFYCLNGEVLKVPSVKSLIPFAFVEDRLER, from the coding sequence ATGAATTCAATAAATCTAAATATAAGTTTTGAACAATACTCGGGTATTTCAGAATTAACATTAGCTGATAGAACCCTTTGTGAACTTTCAGAACAGGCTTTAAATACTTCTTACTCTCCCTATTCCAGATTTAGGGTGGGTACAGCAATCCGTCTGGCCTCGGGCGAAACCATTCTGGGCAGCAACCAGGAAAATTTAGCCTATCCATCAGGACTCTGTGCGGAGCGTGTTGCACTTTTCAGTATCGGTTCTACTTATCCGGATGCGGTGATAGAAAGCATGGCAATTACAGCACAGACCGATAATTTTGAAATTTTAAAACCAGTAACTTCTTGCGGAGGCTGTTTACAGGTAATGGTAGAATTTGAGCGTAAACAGAATGCACCTATAGAGGTGATTTTTTATTGCTTAAACGGAGAAGTTTTAAAAGTACCCAGCGTAAAGAGTTTAATACCATTTGCTTTCGTTGAGGATAGGTTGGAAAGATAA